The Temnothorax longispinosus isolate EJ_2023e chromosome 7, Tlon_JGU_v1, whole genome shotgun sequence genome contains a region encoding:
- the Cnn gene encoding uncharacterized protein Cnn isoform X1 — protein sequence MQDFTYAWIAFSPRYSIQSQNVPSTRTGGAWGPYNSFRNTNMPLQDITLSQTLPLTNGENTRAYGENSSEDKDGTTMARSGDGGGGGGGGVGYGRTMKEYEDELSNLKKENFQLKLRIYLLEEGNPARNGISSFSDEDVIKTNVELKEELEKLRKELMEKQVLLNQAARAFKLYEEQKAATSRTQDQYQQSLEKEREKVTKLERELAEYRERELDTSSYYKETFGITPEQALKNVEKLRQMEELVASLEAEVKQITGSLEEERNWAQELENERDQFRERLDTETRLREKQDNDRVRHIEELCDEVKELKDQLFKKNSIVQQYENDLAERDRLLKQKSTLLEERCQAYEEISQVSEKRKKQIIQLRASVKTRDDALTEINNKHRALLSQCENNYGKRSPPSSPSALVSLTNDYLSPFTGQKVSYVQSTTKHDGSYDCESSKERATSLSSPLGRDSKELKHLIKELEERDNKLKQHEDTRKQLILKLCNAQKQAENSEQKLKKLEVEYKKAIRAIQGFMEREKHRRDTDSHQERQIVELDSELRKRRNSHSPVSLKDLSVKNVDDIENDSCKQQRFEEMESKISDLRDQIETIKAEKNLLEKRTQVEFNEFQVRLLNKEQKIKVLEMEKQIVTEDLKNKTAQLDNLRHVDEMNGVDAVTTTNYRDDTLRREDLLEQLNQRNVEVEEKNRKIEQLTKELHATTQNLQMLINTELWSKNKEIAKLHNHMTASCSHDRNRNKPEIVQEVDSSLQLTNLIHELNEIGVKVNFTNDIVQLDYINGDETVDVKTLSESVQRLTSQRNDLEKEVDYLKWLKLVSKPDIAAEIDGCGNETERAKKYCELLRTHLKDLVKFMKEMLKNTDRADTIGNEHKKIVLDVLLSSKILSDDFVRALEGMSVEDGGAIVNDRIDGSVKRSRSDNVVETSKNQASQSDSETFSEPDRTVSMARIGLQEKQYKNLSRPRFTKYTKTRSDSEDSADYVPYHKTYQNDLDLDASHQIQELKETNNMLYSELSALRNDLNTKASFDCVIDEKLTPFITKLEKSQRFCEKLQVSLEKRIHEFHTLRKENKQNSVRKMQLEKKINDVEQMASEITKQKAEFLQYKENTDRKTTETLLILNKENESLRARIKQLEDETETAKTTISTLRKELDHLTLSHSQILVENTKLTNDKLRLEQDIRKMENRYDVTVRSLHDKFSKEICDLNQINESHRARVQELETANKEFRRHMAVCEASDSAASSSGVSSIPTDATLKQTCDILQEYQPYNVSQFWQLTNYSALGGRSKSSCSPDLGIESDAAVNTMRPLKDTLKITESMTNLLSDEDGSNHRDSNSESPLPIEGLEEVEALKQENEALKRRLMKTRKALEDTFEHLSASNKNKKNVEKAIIKQLMVTRSILKKTRTYDEPSDN from the exons GTGAAAACACAAGAGCATATGGTGAAAATTCCTCCGAGGACAAAGACGGAACGACGATGGCGCGATCAGGAGATGGTGGAGGAGGCGGTGGAGGTGGAGTCGGTTACGGTAGAACCATGAAGGAGTACGAGGATGAATTGAGCAATCTGAAAAAGGAGAACTTCCAGCTTAAGTTGCGAATTTATCTGTTGGAGGAGGGAAACCCTGCAAGAAATGGCATCAGTAGTTTCTCCGACGAGGACGTAATCAAAACGAACGTAGAATTAAAG GAAGAGTTGGAGAAATTGAGGAAGGAATTGATGGAGAAGCAGGTCCTACTTAATCAGGCAGCTAGagcttttaaattatatgagGAACAGAAAGCAGCGACTTCTCGTACTCAAGATCAATATCAGCAATCGCTTGAAAAAGAACGAGAAAAAGTAACCAAGCTTGAAAGAG AATTAGCAGAGTATCGAGAAAGGGAACTAGATACATCCTCGTATTACAAGGAAACATTTGGCATCACTCCGGAACAGGcgttaaaaaatgtagaaaagtTGCGACAGATGGAAGAACTGGTGGCTTCCCTCGAAGCAGAG GTGAAACAGATAACCGGCAGTCTGGAAGAGGAGCGCAATTGGGCACAGGAACTTGAAAACGAGAGGGATCAGTTCAGAGAGCGATTAGACACGGAAACGCGGCTGCGGGAGAAGCAGGACAATGATCGAGTGCGACATATCGAGGAACTGTGCGATGAAGTGAAGGAGCTGAAGGACCAGTTATTCAAGAAGAATTCAATCGTGCAGCAATACGAGAACGATCTCGCCGAACGGGACAGATTGCTTAAACAGAAGAGCACATTGTTGGAAGAAAGGTGTCAGGCATATGAGGAGATCAGCCAGGTTTccgaaaaaaggaaaaagcaGATCATTCAATTGAGGGCATCTGTAAAAACACGCGATGACGCCCTCACAGAGATCAACAATAAGCATCGAGCGTTGTTATCACAG TGCGAAAATAATTATGGCAAGCGTTCGCCGCCTAGTAGTCCCTCAGCTTTAGTTTCGTTGACAAACGATTATCTATCACCATTTACGGGACAGAAAGTATCTTATGTACAAAGTACAACAAAGCATGATGGTTCTTATGATTGTGAATCGAGTAAAGAAAGAGCGACGAGTTTGAGTTCACCACTCGGCAGAGATTCCAAGGAACTCAAGCATCTTATAAAg GAACTGGAAGAGAGggacaataaattaaaacagcACGAAGATACTAGAAAGCAGTTGATATTAAAACTGTGCAACGCCCAGAAGCAGGCAGAAAATTCAgagcaaaaattgaaaaagctGGAGGTCGAGTATAAGAAGGCCATTAGAGCGATACAAGGCTTTATGGAGCGCGAGAAACACAGGCGAGATACGGATTCCCACCAAGAACGGCAGATCGTGGAACTAGATTCGGAGTTACGCAAGAGAAGAAACAGCCACAGTCCCGTCTCGTTGAAGGATCTCAGCGTTAAGAACGTGGACGATATTGAAAACGATTCCTGCAAACAG CAACGTTTCGAAGAAATGGAAAGCAAGATTAGCGACCTGCGAGACCAAATCGAGACAATAAAAGCTGAAAAGAATCTCCTGGAAAAACGGACGCAAGTCGAGTTTAAC gAATTCCAAGTTCGTCTTCTTAATAAGGAGCAAAAGATTAAGGTCCTGGAGATGGAGAAGCAGATTGTTACAGAAGATTTGAAAAACAAAACTGCTCAACTCGATAACCTCAGACATGTCGACGAGATGAACGGTGTGGATGCAGTTACCACCACCAACTATCGTGACGATACTCTGCGAAGGGAAGATCTGCTTGAGCAGTTGAATCAGCGAAACGTCGAGGTCGAGGAGAAGAATCGCAAGATTGAACAGTTGACGAAGGAATTGCATGCGACGACTCAGAATCTGCAGATGTTGATTAACACAGAACTCTGGAGCAAGAACAAGGAGATCGCCAAGCTGCACAATCATATGACAGCATCGTGTAGTCATGACAGGAACCGTAATAAGCCCGAGATTGTCCAGGAAGTTGATAGCAGCTTGCAGTTAACAAATCTGATTCACGAGTTGAATGAAATCGGTGTTAAAGTAAATTTCACGAACGACATTGTTCAACTCGATTACATTAACGGGGACGAAACGGTGGACGTGAAGACTTTAAGCGAGAGCGTTCAGAGGCTGACGAGTCAGCGAAATGATCTCGAAAAAGAAGTGGATTATCTCAAGTGGCTGAAGCTCGTGTCGAAGCCCGACATCGCCGCGGAAATCGATGGTTGTGGCAACGAGACGGAACGGGCGAAGAAGTACTGCGAGCTACTGCGCACGCATCTGAAGGACCTGGTGAAGTTCATGAAGGAGATGCTCAAGAATACCGATCGTGCGGACACTATTGGTAACGAGCACAAGAAGATCGTGCTCGATGTTCTGCTCAGCTCCAAAATACTGTCGGACGATTTTGTGCGCGCTCTTGAAGGTATGAGCGTGGAAGACGGTGGTGCGATCGTGAACGATAGGATCGATGGTTCCGTGAAAAGGAGTCGGTCCGACAACGTCGTGGAGACGTCGAAAAATCAGGCGTCGCAATCGGATTCAGAAACGTTCTCGGAACCCGATCGGACCGTCTCCATGGCCAGAATCGGTCTGCAGGAAAAGCAATACAAGAACCTGAGCCGTCCCAGATTCACGAAGTACACCAAGACCCGCAGCGACTCCGAGGACTCCGCGGATTATGTGCCTTATCATAAGACCTATCAGAACGACCTTGATCTGGACGCGAGCCACCAGATACAGGAGCTGAAGGAAACGAATAACATGTTGTATTCTGAACTTAGCGCTCTAAGGAATGACTTGAACACAAAAGCTTCTTTCGATTGT GTaatcgatgaaaaattaacGCCATTCATCACGAAGTTGGAGAAATCGCAAAGGTTTTGTGAAAAGTTACAAGTTTCTTTGGAAAAGAGGATACACGAGTTCCATACGTTGAGAAAGGAGAACAAGCAGAATAGCGTTCGCAAGATGCAATTGGAGAAAAAGATCAACGATGTCGAACAAATGGCGAGCGAAATTACCAAACAGAAAGCTGAATTTTTGCAGTACAAGGAAAACACCGATAGAAAGACTACGGAAACTCTTTTGATACTCAATAAAGAGAACGAATCG TTGCGAGCGAGAATTAAACAGCTAGAGGATGAAACGGAAACCGCCAAGACAACCATATCCACTCTTAGAAAAGAACTGGACCATCTCACTCTTTCGCATAGTCAAATACTCGTGGAGAATACCAAGTTGACGAACGACAAGTTAAGACTTGAGCAAGATATAAGGAAAATGGAAAATCGATATGACGTGACTGTTCGTTCGCTGCACGATAAATTCAGCAAAGAG ATATGCGATCTCAATCAGATCAACGAATCGCATAGAGCAAGAGTGCAAGAACTCGAAACGGCGAATAAAGAATTCAGGAGACACATGGCGGTGTGCGAGGCTAGCGATTCGGCGGCGAGCTCGAGCGGCGTATCGTCGATACCTACGGACGCCACGCTCAAGCAAACTTGCGATATTCTGCAGGAATATCAACCTTATAAC GTCTCGCAATTTTGGCAACTGACGAATTACTCTGCACTCGGAGGACGCAGTAAATCCAGTTGTTCGCCAGATTTGGGGATAGAAAGCGACGCTGCCGTTAATACAATGAGACCTTTGAAAGACACATTAAAAATCACAGAATCTATGACTAACTTACTGAGCGACGAAGACGGTAGTAATCACAGAGATTCAAACAGTGAAAGTCCATTACCGATAGAAG GTCTTGAAGAGGTTGAAGCTTTGAAACAGGAGAATGAAGCATTAAAGCGAAGACTGATGAAAACTAGGAAAGCATTGGAGGATACGTTTGAGCACTTATCGGCCTCAAACAAGAAcaagaaaaatgttgaaaaggCGATAATAAAGCAACTTATGGTCACAAGAAGTATCCTCAAAAAGACGAGGACATACGACGAACCTTCGGACAACTAA
- the Cnn gene encoding uncharacterized protein Cnn isoform X3 — protein sequence MGCGRSQLIFSSPRESRERASENTRAYGENSSEDKDGTTMARSGDGGGGGGGGVGYGRTMKEYEDELSNLKKENFQLKLRIYLLEEGNPARNGISSFSDEDVIKTNVELKEELEKLRKELMEKQVLLNQAARAFKLYEEQKAATSRTQDQYQQSLEKEREKVTKLERELAEYRERELDTSSYYKETFGITPEQALKNVEKLRQMEELVASLEAEVKQITGSLEEERNWAQELENERDQFRERLDTETRLREKQDNDRVRHIEELCDEVKELKDQLFKKNSIVQQYENDLAERDRLLKQKSTLLEERCQAYEEISQVSEKRKKQIIQLRASVKTRDDALTEINNKHRALLSQCENNYGKRSPPSSPSALVSLTNDYLSPFTGQKVSYVQSTTKHDGSYDCESSKERATSLSSPLGRDSKELKHLIKELEERDNKLKQHEDTRKQLILKLCNAQKQAENSEQKLKKLEVEYKKAIRAIQGFMEREKHRRDTDSHQERQIVELDSELRKRRNSHSPVSLKDLSVKNVDDIENDSCKQQRFEEMESKISDLRDQIETIKAEKNLLEKRTQVEFNEFQVRLLNKEQKIKVLEMEKQIVTEDLKNKTAQLDNLRHVDEMNGVDAVTTTNYRDDTLRREDLLEQLNQRNVEVEEKNRKIEQLTKELHATTQNLQMLINTELWSKNKEIAKLHNHMTASCSHDRNRNKPEIVQEVDSSLQLTNLIHELNEIGVKVNFTNDIVQLDYINGDETVDVKTLSESVQRLTSQRNDLEKEVDYLKWLKLVSKPDIAAEIDGCGNETERAKKYCELLRTHLKDLVKFMKEMLKNTDRADTIGNEHKKIVLDVLLSSKILSDDFVRALEGMSVEDGGAIVNDRIDGSVKRSRSDNVVETSKNQASQSDSETFSEPDRTVSMARIGLQEKQYKNLSRPRFTKYTKTRSDSEDSADYVPYHKTYQNDLDLDASHQIQELKETNNMLYSELSALRNDLNTKASFDCVIDEKLTPFITKLEKSQRFCEKLQVSLEKRIHEFHTLRKENKQNSVRKMQLEKKINDVEQMASEITKQKAEFLQYKENTDRKTTETLLILNKENESLRARIKQLEDETETAKTTISTLRKELDHLTLSHSQILVENTKLTNDKLRLEQDIRKMENRYDVTVRSLHDKFSKEICDLNQINESHRARVQELETANKEFRRHMAVCEASDSAASSSGVSSIPTDATLKQTCDILQEYQPYNVSQFWQLTNYSALGGRSKSSCSPDLGIESDAAVNTMRPLKDTLKITESMTNLLSDEDGSNHRDSNSESPLPIEGLEEVEALKQENEALKRRLMKTRKALEDTFEHLSASNKNKKNVEKAIIKQLMVTRSILKKTRTYDEPSDN from the exons ATGGGATGCGGTAGGTCGCAGCTGATCTTTTCTTCTCCCAGGGAATCTCGAGAGCGAGCCA GTGAAAACACAAGAGCATATGGTGAAAATTCCTCCGAGGACAAAGACGGAACGACGATGGCGCGATCAGGAGATGGTGGAGGAGGCGGTGGAGGTGGAGTCGGTTACGGTAGAACCATGAAGGAGTACGAGGATGAATTGAGCAATCTGAAAAAGGAGAACTTCCAGCTTAAGTTGCGAATTTATCTGTTGGAGGAGGGAAACCCTGCAAGAAATGGCATCAGTAGTTTCTCCGACGAGGACGTAATCAAAACGAACGTAGAATTAAAG GAAGAGTTGGAGAAATTGAGGAAGGAATTGATGGAGAAGCAGGTCCTACTTAATCAGGCAGCTAGagcttttaaattatatgagGAACAGAAAGCAGCGACTTCTCGTACTCAAGATCAATATCAGCAATCGCTTGAAAAAGAACGAGAAAAAGTAACCAAGCTTGAAAGAG AATTAGCAGAGTATCGAGAAAGGGAACTAGATACATCCTCGTATTACAAGGAAACATTTGGCATCACTCCGGAACAGGcgttaaaaaatgtagaaaagtTGCGACAGATGGAAGAACTGGTGGCTTCCCTCGAAGCAGAG GTGAAACAGATAACCGGCAGTCTGGAAGAGGAGCGCAATTGGGCACAGGAACTTGAAAACGAGAGGGATCAGTTCAGAGAGCGATTAGACACGGAAACGCGGCTGCGGGAGAAGCAGGACAATGATCGAGTGCGACATATCGAGGAACTGTGCGATGAAGTGAAGGAGCTGAAGGACCAGTTATTCAAGAAGAATTCAATCGTGCAGCAATACGAGAACGATCTCGCCGAACGGGACAGATTGCTTAAACAGAAGAGCACATTGTTGGAAGAAAGGTGTCAGGCATATGAGGAGATCAGCCAGGTTTccgaaaaaaggaaaaagcaGATCATTCAATTGAGGGCATCTGTAAAAACACGCGATGACGCCCTCACAGAGATCAACAATAAGCATCGAGCGTTGTTATCACAG TGCGAAAATAATTATGGCAAGCGTTCGCCGCCTAGTAGTCCCTCAGCTTTAGTTTCGTTGACAAACGATTATCTATCACCATTTACGGGACAGAAAGTATCTTATGTACAAAGTACAACAAAGCATGATGGTTCTTATGATTGTGAATCGAGTAAAGAAAGAGCGACGAGTTTGAGTTCACCACTCGGCAGAGATTCCAAGGAACTCAAGCATCTTATAAAg GAACTGGAAGAGAGggacaataaattaaaacagcACGAAGATACTAGAAAGCAGTTGATATTAAAACTGTGCAACGCCCAGAAGCAGGCAGAAAATTCAgagcaaaaattgaaaaagctGGAGGTCGAGTATAAGAAGGCCATTAGAGCGATACAAGGCTTTATGGAGCGCGAGAAACACAGGCGAGATACGGATTCCCACCAAGAACGGCAGATCGTGGAACTAGATTCGGAGTTACGCAAGAGAAGAAACAGCCACAGTCCCGTCTCGTTGAAGGATCTCAGCGTTAAGAACGTGGACGATATTGAAAACGATTCCTGCAAACAG CAACGTTTCGAAGAAATGGAAAGCAAGATTAGCGACCTGCGAGACCAAATCGAGACAATAAAAGCTGAAAAGAATCTCCTGGAAAAACGGACGCAAGTCGAGTTTAAC gAATTCCAAGTTCGTCTTCTTAATAAGGAGCAAAAGATTAAGGTCCTGGAGATGGAGAAGCAGATTGTTACAGAAGATTTGAAAAACAAAACTGCTCAACTCGATAACCTCAGACATGTCGACGAGATGAACGGTGTGGATGCAGTTACCACCACCAACTATCGTGACGATACTCTGCGAAGGGAAGATCTGCTTGAGCAGTTGAATCAGCGAAACGTCGAGGTCGAGGAGAAGAATCGCAAGATTGAACAGTTGACGAAGGAATTGCATGCGACGACTCAGAATCTGCAGATGTTGATTAACACAGAACTCTGGAGCAAGAACAAGGAGATCGCCAAGCTGCACAATCATATGACAGCATCGTGTAGTCATGACAGGAACCGTAATAAGCCCGAGATTGTCCAGGAAGTTGATAGCAGCTTGCAGTTAACAAATCTGATTCACGAGTTGAATGAAATCGGTGTTAAAGTAAATTTCACGAACGACATTGTTCAACTCGATTACATTAACGGGGACGAAACGGTGGACGTGAAGACTTTAAGCGAGAGCGTTCAGAGGCTGACGAGTCAGCGAAATGATCTCGAAAAAGAAGTGGATTATCTCAAGTGGCTGAAGCTCGTGTCGAAGCCCGACATCGCCGCGGAAATCGATGGTTGTGGCAACGAGACGGAACGGGCGAAGAAGTACTGCGAGCTACTGCGCACGCATCTGAAGGACCTGGTGAAGTTCATGAAGGAGATGCTCAAGAATACCGATCGTGCGGACACTATTGGTAACGAGCACAAGAAGATCGTGCTCGATGTTCTGCTCAGCTCCAAAATACTGTCGGACGATTTTGTGCGCGCTCTTGAAGGTATGAGCGTGGAAGACGGTGGTGCGATCGTGAACGATAGGATCGATGGTTCCGTGAAAAGGAGTCGGTCCGACAACGTCGTGGAGACGTCGAAAAATCAGGCGTCGCAATCGGATTCAGAAACGTTCTCGGAACCCGATCGGACCGTCTCCATGGCCAGAATCGGTCTGCAGGAAAAGCAATACAAGAACCTGAGCCGTCCCAGATTCACGAAGTACACCAAGACCCGCAGCGACTCCGAGGACTCCGCGGATTATGTGCCTTATCATAAGACCTATCAGAACGACCTTGATCTGGACGCGAGCCACCAGATACAGGAGCTGAAGGAAACGAATAACATGTTGTATTCTGAACTTAGCGCTCTAAGGAATGACTTGAACACAAAAGCTTCTTTCGATTGT GTaatcgatgaaaaattaacGCCATTCATCACGAAGTTGGAGAAATCGCAAAGGTTTTGTGAAAAGTTACAAGTTTCTTTGGAAAAGAGGATACACGAGTTCCATACGTTGAGAAAGGAGAACAAGCAGAATAGCGTTCGCAAGATGCAATTGGAGAAAAAGATCAACGATGTCGAACAAATGGCGAGCGAAATTACCAAACAGAAAGCTGAATTTTTGCAGTACAAGGAAAACACCGATAGAAAGACTACGGAAACTCTTTTGATACTCAATAAAGAGAACGAATCG TTGCGAGCGAGAATTAAACAGCTAGAGGATGAAACGGAAACCGCCAAGACAACCATATCCACTCTTAGAAAAGAACTGGACCATCTCACTCTTTCGCATAGTCAAATACTCGTGGAGAATACCAAGTTGACGAACGACAAGTTAAGACTTGAGCAAGATATAAGGAAAATGGAAAATCGATATGACGTGACTGTTCGTTCGCTGCACGATAAATTCAGCAAAGAG ATATGCGATCTCAATCAGATCAACGAATCGCATAGAGCAAGAGTGCAAGAACTCGAAACGGCGAATAAAGAATTCAGGAGACACATGGCGGTGTGCGAGGCTAGCGATTCGGCGGCGAGCTCGAGCGGCGTATCGTCGATACCTACGGACGCCACGCTCAAGCAAACTTGCGATATTCTGCAGGAATATCAACCTTATAAC GTCTCGCAATTTTGGCAACTGACGAATTACTCTGCACTCGGAGGACGCAGTAAATCCAGTTGTTCGCCAGATTTGGGGATAGAAAGCGACGCTGCCGTTAATACAATGAGACCTTTGAAAGACACATTAAAAATCACAGAATCTATGACTAACTTACTGAGCGACGAAGACGGTAGTAATCACAGAGATTCAAACAGTGAAAGTCCATTACCGATAGAAG GTCTTGAAGAGGTTGAAGCTTTGAAACAGGAGAATGAAGCATTAAAGCGAAGACTGATGAAAACTAGGAAAGCATTGGAGGATACGTTTGAGCACTTATCGGCCTCAAACAAGAAcaagaaaaatgttgaaaaggCGATAATAAAGCAACTTATGGTCACAAGAAGTATCCTCAAAAAGACGAGGACATACGACGAACCTTCGGACAACTAA